In Campylobacter sp., one DNA window encodes the following:
- a CDS encoding FAD-dependent oxidoreductase: protein MKKYDCIVIGGGFFGSTLGMFLKEYFDDVVVIEQEDDILKRASYVNQARVHMGYHYPRSLVTALRSMANFPKFIRDFAKAIKDDFDKYYAIARIGSKVNSKQFYEMYKKIGAPIKVAPGSIKAMFDDRLIEDVFRVKEFAFDAKILKEIIQEKYIETKCELRLNTTVYGIENGNDGYISVNLKEDESICAKFVFNCTYSGLNTILQHSNLPLLNLKHEITEMSLIEMPDELKNFSITVMDGPFFSIMPFPSKGLNTFSHVRYTPHGSWTDREEYHNGYDVLNSYHKRSNFKYMINDAKRYIPMLEDVIYKDSIFEVKTVLVKNEMNDGRPILFTKDYGIKNFSNIMGGKIDNIYDILDTIKEAKDFLGVKKRNFWNIFSNI from the coding sequence ATGAAAAAATATGATTGTATCGTCATAGGCGGAGGCTTCTTCGGTTCAACGCTAGGGATGTTTTTGAAAGAATATTTTGATGATGTCGTCGTAATAGAACAAGAAGACGATATATTAAAGAGGGCTAGCTATGTAAATCAAGCAAGAGTTCATATGGGATACCATTATCCAAGAAGCTTGGTAACAGCCTTAAGATCAATGGCGAATTTCCCTAAATTTATAAGAGATTTTGCGAAAGCTATTAAAGATGACTTTGATAAATATTACGCAATTGCAAGAATCGGCTCCAAAGTAAATTCTAAACAGTTTTATGAAATGTATAAAAAGATAGGGGCTCCAATAAAAGTAGCCCCCGGCAGTATCAAGGCGATGTTTGACGATAGGCTTATAGAGGATGTCTTTAGAGTGAAAGAATTTGCATTTGACGCAAAAATTTTAAAAGAAATTATACAAGAAAAATATATTGAAACAAAATGCGAGCTGAGACTAAATACTACCGTTTATGGTATTGAAAATGGAAACGATGGATATATAAGCGTGAATTTAAAAGAAGATGAAAGCATCTGTGCAAAATTTGTATTTAATTGCACTTATTCGGGGCTGAATACTATTTTGCAACATTCCAATCTGCCGTTGTTAAATTTAAAACATGAAATCACGGAGATGTCTCTTATAGAGATGCCGGATGAGTTGAAAAATTTTTCTATTACCGTTATGGACGGTCCATTTTTTTCAATCATGCCGTTTCCTTCAAAAGGATTAAATACATTTAGCCATGTAAGATATACCCCGCACGGTAGCTGGACTGATCGCGAGGAATACCATAATGGATATGATGTTCTTAACTCGTATCATAAGAGATCAAATTTTAAATATATGATTAACGATGCAAAAAGATATATTCCGATGCTTGAAGATGTGATTTATAAAGATAGTATATTTGAAGTAAAGACCGTATTGGTTAAAAATGAGATGAATGACGGAAGGCCTATTTTATTTACCAAGGACTACGGGATAAAAAATTTTTCAAATATAATGGGCGGAAAGATAGATAATATTTATGATATACTCGATACTATAAAAGAAGCCAAAGATTTTTTGGGTGTTAAAAAAAGAAATTTTTGGAATATTTTTTCAAATATTTAA
- a CDS encoding glycosyltransferase gives MFVPDIEITIPVLNEEKTLKNQILKIIEFLDKDCGHYGQIGLVISDNGSNDRTSYIAQEFQENDPRIRYLRLEEKGVGRALKASWLSSKAGIIGYMDLDLSTDIEHLHQVFDALLSDKYDMVAGTRLAKESVVTGRSIIRNFTSRIFNEIISLSFRGNFTDGMCGFKFLKRDILEVLIENGVDNNGWFFSTELLVVADYKKFRILDLPIRWTDDPNSKVKIIKLSIEYLKAIFNLKKRLKQNEV, from the coding sequence ATGTTTGTACCCGATATAGAAATAACGATACCCGTTTTAAACGAAGAAAAGACTTTAAAAAATCAAATTCTGAAAATAATAGAATTTTTAGATAAGGATTGCGGTCACTATGGACAAATAGGGCTTGTTATATCGGATAATGGTTCAAATGATAGAACAAGCTATATAGCGCAGGAATTTCAAGAAAATGACCCTAGGATAAGATATTTAAGGCTTGAAGAAAAGGGTGTCGGTAGGGCATTAAAAGCTTCGTGGCTAAGTAGTAAGGCCGGTATAATAGGTTACATGGATCTTGATCTGTCTACGGATATTGAGCATTTGCATCAGGTGTTTGATGCGCTTTTAAGCGATAAATACGATATGGTTGCAGGAACGAGGCTCGCAAAAGAATCCGTCGTTACGGGAAGGTCGATCATTAGAAATTTTACGAGTAGAATTTTTAATGAAATTATAAGTTTAAGCTTTCGTGGAAATTTTACGGACGGAATGTGCGGGTTTAAATTTTTAAAAAGAGATATATTGGAAGTTTTAATAGAGAATGGGGTGGATAATAATGGCTGGTTTTTCTCTACGGAGCTTTTGGTCGTTGCCGACTACAAGAAATTTAGAATTTTAGATCTACCTATTAGGTGGACGGACGATCCAAACTCTAAAGTAAAAATTATTAAACTATCCATAGAATATCTTAAAGCGATTTTTAATTTAAAAAAAAGATTAAAACAAAATGAAGTCTAA
- a CDS encoding aldo/keto reductase: MKSKKLILGTALWGWAVSKSEAFLILDKFVEAGNYHIDCATNYPINGNIKDFGLALKWLLQWCNLNKNAISLLVKIGSINNLGTSFVDLSKDHILKTYDKLLSDFNDSLGCIAIHWDNRDNRISIKETISALNELKKQGIDIGLSGIKNPRIYYELMPILADSWIIQCKENLLTNEARIKYQKFFSNATYYAYGINIGGLKILYNDSISARIRKIKYPMKLKEAFFDALNTDNILSDIGLISINDINMSFIYTNLAYDGIIIGPRNLEQLNSTLKTFNTLKSLGLGDRDSLVKFLKELQDTIKA; this comes from the coding sequence ATGAAGTCTAAAAAGCTTATTTTAGGGACTGCTTTATGGGGGTGGGCTGTTTCTAAATCCGAAGCATTTTTAATTTTAGACAAATTTGTAGAAGCTGGAAACTATCATATAGATTGCGCTACTAACTATCCAATTAATGGAAATATAAAAGATTTTGGTTTGGCTTTAAAATGGCTATTGCAATGGTGTAATCTTAATAAAAATGCTATTTCGCTATTGGTCAAAATAGGATCTATCAATAACCTAGGAACTTCTTTTGTAGATTTGAGTAAAGATCATATTTTAAAAACCTATGATAAATTATTATCAGATTTTAATGATTCATTGGGGTGTATAGCTATCCATTGGGACAATAGAGACAATCGGATTTCAATCAAAGAAACAATATCTGCTTTAAACGAATTAAAAAAGCAAGGTATTGATATTGGTTTATCCGGGATAAAAAATCCTAGGATTTATTATGAATTAATGCCGATATTAGCTGATAGTTGGATTATTCAATGCAAGGAAAATTTGCTAACGAACGAAGCGAGGATAAAATATCAAAAATTTTTTTCGAATGCAACCTACTATGCTTATGGAATCAATATAGGTGGGTTGAAAATTTTATATAACGATAGTATATCGGCAAGAATTAGAAAAATAAAATATCCTATGAAGTTGAAAGAAGCTTTTTTTGATGCTTTAAATACTGATAATATTTTATCTGACATCGGACTTATAAGCATAAATGATATTAATATGTCTTTTATTTATACGAATCTTGCATATGATGGGATAATTATAGGTCCAAGAAATTTAGAACAATTGAATTCAACCCTTAAAACTTTTAATACTTTAAAGTCGTTGGGATTGGGCGATAGGGATAGTCTTGTAAAATTTTTAAAAGAACTACAAGATACTATAAAAGCATAA
- a CDS encoding molybdenum cofactor biosynthesis protein MoaE, with amino-acid sequence MSEAKFNPEILSGIGPEIYEGSLNVDAILSRWYAKFKDANCGAFITFVGIVRDEGGICALSFDIYEPILRTWFEVWQQKAATQGAFVLFAHSNGGVPIHESSYVAGVVSPQRKVALALINEFVEDFKAAAPIWKYDVKGGKIEGGKVVGGKRIYAADRSQKVKGAGLLG; translated from the coding sequence ATGAGCGAGGCTAAATTTAATCCGGAAATTTTAAGTGGGATCGGGCCTGAAATTTATGAGGGTAGCCTGAACGTAGATGCGATTTTATCGCGCTGGTACGCTAAATTTAAGGACGCAAATTGCGGCGCGTTCATTACTTTCGTAGGCATCGTGCGCGACGAGGGCGGCATCTGCGCGCTTAGCTTCGATATATACGAGCCGATTTTGCGAACTTGGTTCGAAGTGTGGCAGCAAAAGGCCGCGACACAGGGCGCATTCGTGCTTTTTGCGCATTCAAACGGGGGCGTGCCTATCCACGAAAGCTCCTACGTCGCAGGCGTCGTAAGCCCGCAGCGCAAGGTCGCTCTGGCGCTAATAAACGAGTTTGTGGAGGATTTCAAGGCGGCCGCGCCGATCTGGAAATACGACGTAAAGGGCGGCAAAATCGAGGGCGGCAAAGTAGTAGGCGGGAAGAGGATCTACGCAGCGGATCGCTCGCAGAAGGTAAAAGGCGCGGGGCTTTTGGGCTAA
- a CDS encoding MoaD/ThiS family protein produces the protein MVEIEFLGPIGRESLHLNANSLQEVKAELQKDESLREWLANCAVAVNDKMIYDANFALKSGDRVSLLPPVCGG, from the coding sequence ATGGTAGAGATAGAATTTTTAGGGCCGATCGGACGCGAGTCCCTGCACCTAAACGCAAACTCCTTGCAAGAGGTAAAAGCGGAGCTGCAAAAGGACGAAAGTCTGCGGGAGTGGCTTGCAAACTGCGCCGTGGCGGTAAATGATAAGATGATTTATGATGCGAATTTTGCGCTTAAATCCGGCGATCGCGTGAGCCTTCTACCTCCCGTTTGCGGCGGCTAA
- the nspC gene encoding carboxynorspermidine decarboxylase translates to MKIDEISTPAYVCEEQKLVKNLEILRGVGERSGAKILCALKGFAFSFAMPYIDRYLWGATCSGLHEAKFAAEFIKNGEIHTYSPAFKEDDLDEILKISNHVVFNSAAQWQKYRAKALSAGASCGLRLNPQTSFAPKDAYNPCGSFSRLGMRLEALQRAILQDGEFLRGISGLHFHALCEESAQSLGRVLEVFEAKFSKYFRALKWLNFGGGHHITRAGYDVELLIDLIKKFREKYGLEIYLEPGEAVGWECGYLVASVLDIVENGAKIAILDASSEAHMPDTVLMPYRPAVRGESKSGKFSYRFGGNTCLAGDVVGLESGQPEYKFDAPLNIGDRVIFEDQIHYTIVKNTTFNGIKLPDLVLADECGEVLAIKKFGYDEYARRN, encoded by the coding sequence ATGAAAATCGATGAAATTTCGACCCCCGCCTACGTGTGCGAGGAGCAAAAACTGGTAAAAAATTTAGAAATTTTACGCGGCGTAGGCGAGCGAAGCGGCGCAAAAATTCTATGCGCACTAAAAGGCTTTGCGTTTAGCTTCGCGATGCCTTACATTGACAGATACCTCTGGGGTGCGACTTGCAGCGGTCTGCATGAGGCGAAATTTGCCGCGGAATTTATCAAAAACGGCGAAATCCACACATACTCGCCCGCGTTTAAAGAGGATGATTTGGATGAAATTTTAAAAATTTCAAACCATGTCGTGTTCAATAGCGCCGCGCAGTGGCAAAAATACCGCGCAAAGGCGCTCTCTGCGGGAGCATCGTGTGGACTACGGCTAAATCCGCAAACTTCCTTCGCGCCCAAAGACGCTTACAATCCGTGCGGCAGCTTTAGCAGGCTCGGGATGAGGCTTGAAGCGCTGCAGCGGGCGATTTTGCAAGACGGCGAGTTTTTGCGCGGCATCTCGGGGCTGCATTTTCACGCGCTGTGCGAAGAGAGCGCACAGAGCCTAGGGCGGGTGCTTGAGGTTTTCGAGGCGAAATTTAGCAAGTATTTTAGAGCCCTAAAGTGGCTAAATTTCGGCGGCGGCCATCACATCACGCGCGCAGGCTACGATGTGGAGCTGCTAATAGATCTGATCAAAAAATTTCGCGAAAAATACGGGCTTGAAATTTATCTTGAGCCGGGCGAAGCGGTCGGCTGGGAGTGCGGATATTTAGTTGCTAGCGTGCTTGACATCGTAGAAAACGGCGCTAAAATCGCTATCTTAGACGCTTCTTCTGAAGCTCATATGCCCGATACCGTGCTGATGCCGTATCGTCCTGCGGTGCGCGGCGAGAGCAAGAGCGGTAAATTTAGCTATCGCTTCGGCGGAAATACCTGCCTCGCGGGCGACGTCGTAGGGCTTGAGAGCGGACAGCCCGAGTATAAATTTGACGCGCCGCTAAACATCGGCGATCGGGTGATTTTCGAGGATCAGATCCACTACACGATCGTGAAAAACACGACCTTTAACGGCATCAAGCTGCCCGATCTCGTCTTGGCGGACGAGTGCGGAGAGGTTTTGGCAATCAAAAAATTCGGCTACGACGAGTATGCGCGGCGAAACTAG